Proteins from one Coregonus clupeaformis isolate EN_2021a chromosome 25, ASM2061545v1, whole genome shotgun sequence genomic window:
- the LOC121539493 gene encoding uncharacterized protein LOC121539493 isoform X3, which translates to MADNEDESDVSSTTTGADHGTIYQVQCVSGLQVNETPTELENENQVGEKCIEAQGLTDFLQSCTEEETFVAKDSQVVVSQTEENEQQSEQNITSIVETSGIATGAEYSTVSADFVNALAPGTTIIYVQPDGSFVEGSGLTAEEQQQLVEQLAKQQLVTVTESEAVRLFEQNQVIKTLPTTSSQTQYTIPSTALAPNELQQVLEQVIKSQQSMAQTPKESEQVVTTLDPTTGLFTTVAASEIAVASPHPLVTMQNASQQLKKVAKQVALQSHNGTHLVPKKQETIRIQVQMPSGKQEVKGPTQATISIPQQKNLAVRSQGQQVKVSTNGSVSSSPQIIHITPMVGQQQYFLQQNPGDPPIQLLLQSSTPLVGSLVPIVHKLPMPVQTPVQQPSGKAPVNGTAVTAVKPATTSVSVSASTVEKVKRVKTRVKKAPNIKTRSGRVSRPPKYKVKDYKFIKTEDLAESHQSDSDDYSEISVEEDEDGEDSKKGASSMSYSHKRKAFQCETCDKAYIGHGGLSRHYRLNPSHGELKSTPEGTPKTESPGKSAGAGAEQKKPTEESNASSVKNTSGPEKSDATEEKAAATSTTQQKVDTTATQGVAASTRQAVVQARGPGRPRGRGRPPTKGLPIVAAHPAVRRGRRGRPPKLGGGVASVEQQAQRRKARLKEVTHECDNEELMETVLPRLAKVMTVWEFLLMKVEKGRQPKTQFSDVYREFEQLHSQVKKMAQDYISNPQGVHTALEVHNVEVAKSLGIFDEVNKLKVLNPPTQQNVTNMATKNVRYMENSKMLPPTKRFKMENRAGVQIHQNGIETSKKESSEAKVENTATTSMKDILQQTQTPTKSPAGPQATQTAIVKPQVVSSNPEMNVTPMELIQDHLSNSMTETVGSVGGEEAMETGQGASGTEPTEVLSTTDIADQMKELEKALATDPVPVDQQPRSSSTQPHQPDSTLVQQSGLTQAVSTSSGGQVVVQEAQGSQEGQEIYIQTEGLTMHLAEGQEGDMASERIVIVNGPDGTTMHIRAPEGVSLEAVHALLGIEAEGKTQQ; encoded by the exons ATGGCGGACAACGAGGATGAGAGTGATGTGTCAAGTACAACAACAGGGGCAGATCATGGTACGATATatcaagttcaatgtgtttctggATTGCAAGTAAATGAAACCCCTACAGAATTGGAAAACGAGAACCAAGTCGGCGAGAAATGTATTGAAGCGCAAGGCTTGACAGATTTTCTGCAAAGCTGCACAGAAGAGGAGACATTCGTTGCAAAGGACTCCCAAGTGGTTGTCAGCCAAACTGAGGAAAATGAACAACAATCTGAACAAAACATAACGTCTATTGTTGAGACTTCAGGTATTGCAACTGGTGCAGAGTATTCTACAGTCAGTGCTGACTTTGTAAACGCTCTTGCACCTGGAACCACCATTATTTATGTGCAACCAGACGGTAGTTTTGTTGAAGGATCAGGTCTGACTGCAGAGGAGCAGCAACAGCTAGTGGAGCAGTTGGCCAAACAGCAGCTTGTCACAGTGACAGAGAGTgaggctgttcgcctgtttgaaCAAAATCAAGTCATCAAAACACTCCCTACTACTTCATCACAGACACAGTATACCATTCCCAGTACAGCACTGGCTCCCAATGAACTGCAACAAGTGCTAGAGCAAGTGATCAAATCTCAGCAATCCATGGCCCAGACACCCAAGGAATCGGAGCAGGTTGTGACCACTCTGGACCCCACAACTGGCTTGTTCACGACTGTTGCAGCTTCAGAGATTGCAGTAGCAAGCCCACATCCACTGGTCACTATGCAGAATGCATCACAGCAGCTGAAGAAGGTTGCGAAACAAGTGGCACTTCAGTCCCACAATGGTACGCACCTGGTCCCGAAAAAG CAGGAAACCATCCGAATCCAAGTCCAGATGCCCTCTGGAAAGCAGGAGGTGAAAGGACCTACGCAGGCTACCATTTCAATCCCCCAACAGAAGAATTTGGCTGTGAGGAGTCAAGGCCAACAGGTCAAAGTGTCTACAAACGGCAGTGTGAGCAGCAGCCCCCAGATCATCCACATCACACCCATGGTTGGACAGCAACAGTACTTCCTACAGCAGAACCCTGGAGACCCTCCCATTCAGCTGCTTCTGCAGAGTTCAACCCCCTTGGTTGGCAGCCTGGTTCCCATTGTGCACAAACTGCCCATGCCTGTTCAGACCCCTGTCCAGCAGCCTTCTGGTAAGGCCCCGGTCAATGGCACAGCAGTCACAGCAGTTAAACCTGCCACcacatctgtctctgtctcagcctccaCAGTGGAAAAAGTAAAAAGGGTCAAAACCAGAGTGAAGAAGGCACCGAATATCAAAACGCGTTCTGGGAGGGTGTCCAGACCGCCCAAGTACAAGGTGAAGGACTATAAGTTCATCAAGACAGAGGATTTGGCTGAGAGCCATCAGTCAGATTCTGACGATTACTCTGAGATCAGTGTGGAGGAAGATGAGGATGGCGAGGATAGTAAAAAGGGAGCATCATCTATGAGTTACAGTCACAAGCGGAAGGCCTTTCAATGTGAAACGTGCGATAAGGCTTACATAGGCCACGGAGGTCTGTCCAGACACTACAGGCTGAATCCCTCTCACGGTGAACTGAAGTCCACTCCTGAAGGGACCCCTAAAACGGAAAGCCCTGGTAAGAGCGCAGGCGCTGGGGCCGAACAAAAGAAGCCGACTGAAGAGAGTAATGCCAGCAGTGTTAAAAATACATCAGGTCCTGAGAAAAGTGATGCCACAGAGGAAAAAGCTGCTGCAACTTCAACCACGCAACAAAAA GTGGATACCACGGCAACCCaaggagtagcagcttctaccaGACAGGCAGTGGTCCAGGCTCGGGGACCAGGGAGGCCCAGAGGACGGGGCAGACCACCTACCAAAGGCCTGCCGATCGTGGCAGCACATCCAGCAGTGAGACGGGGGCGTCGGGGCCGACCCCCAAAGCTAGGAGGGGGAGTAGCCAGTGTGGAGCAGCAGGCCCAGAGAAGGAAAGCACGGCTCAAAGAG GTGACACACGAGTGTGATAATGAAGAACTGATGGAGACTGTGCTCCCTCGTCTGGCTAAGGTCATGACTGTCTGGGAGTTCCTCTTGATGAAG GTGGAGAAGGGGCGGCAACCCAAAACCCAGTTTTCGGATGTGTACCGAGAGTTTGAGCAGCTCCACAGCCAGGTGAAGAAGATGGCCCAGGACTATATCAGTAACCCTCAGGGTGTCCACACGGCCTTGGAGGTCCACAATGTAGAG GTTGCCAAATCTCTTGGCATCTTCGATGAGGTGAACAAGTTGAAAGTCCTGAACCCTCCAACGCAGCAGAATGTCACCAACATGGCAACCAAGAATGTCCGCTACATGGAG AATTCTAAAATGTTACCTCCAACGAAGAGATTTAAAATGGAAAACCGGGCTGGTGTTCAAATCCATCAGAATGGCATTGAGACTTCCAAAAAAG AATCCAGTGAGGCCAAAGTAGAGAACACCGCAACAACAAGCATGAAGGACATTTTACAACAAACTCAGACACCCACCAAGAGCCCCGCGGGCCCTCAAGCCACTCAGACTGCTATTGTCAAACCACAGGTTGTCTCATCTAACCCAGAGATGAACGTAACACCCATGGAACTGATCCAGGATCACTTATCCAACAGCATGACAGAGACGGTTGGctcagtgggaggagaggaggccatgGAGACAGGTCAGGGTGCGTCTGGTACGGAACCAACCGAGGTCCTGAGCACCACTGACATAGCAGATCAGATGAAAGAGTTAGAGAAGGCCTTGGCCACAGACCCAGTCCCAGTAGATCAGCAGCCCAGGAGTAGTAGCACTCAGCCGCATCAGCCCGACAGTACCCTAGTCCAGCAGAGCGGCCTGACCCAGGCTGTCTCCACCTCCAGCGGAGGCCAGGTGGTGGTTCAGGAGGCCCAGGGCAGCCAGGAAGGCCAGGAGATCTACATCCAGACCGAGGGGCTCACCATGCACCTAGCAGAGGGCCAGGAGGGCGACATGGCCTCTGAGCGCATTGTCATCGTCAACGGGCCTGACGGCACCACCATGCACATCCGCGCCCCTGAAGGAGTCTCTCTGGAAGCAGTCCATGCCCTGCTTGGTATTGAGGCTGAGGGGAAAACACAGCAGTGA
- the LOC121539493 gene encoding uncharacterized protein LOC121539493 isoform X2, with product MADNEDESDVSSTTTGADHGTIYQVQCVSGLQVNETPTELENENQVGEKCIEAQGLTDFLQSCTEEETFVAKDSQVVVSQTEENEQQSEQNITSIVETSGIATGAEYSTVSADFVNALAPGTTIIYVQPDGSFVEGSGLTAEEQQQLVEQLAKQQLVTVTESEAVRLFEQNQVIKTLPTTSSQTQYTIPSTALAPNELQQVLEQVIKSQQSMAQTPKESEQVVTTLDPTTGLFTTVAASEIAVASPHPLVTMQNASQQLKKVAKQVALQSHNGTHLVPKKETIRIQVQMPSGKQEVKGPTQATISIPQQKNLAVRSQGQQVKVSTNGSVSSSPQIIHITPMVGQQQYFLQQNPGDPPIQLLLQSSTPLVGSLVPIVHKLPMPVQTPVQQPSGKAPVNGTAVTAVKPATTSVSVSASTVEKVKRVKTRVKKAPNIKTRSGRVSRPPKYKVKDYKFIKTEDLAESHQSDSDDYSEISVEEDEDGEDSKKGASSMSYSHKRKAFQCETCDKAYIGHGGLSRHYRLNPSHGELKSTPEGTPKTESPGKSAGAGAEQKKPTEESNASSVKNTSGPEKSDATEEKAAATSTTQQKIVPSQVDTTATQGVAASTRQAVVQARGPGRPRGRGRPPTKGLPIVAAHPAVRRGRRGRPPKLGGGVASVEQQAQRRKARLKEVTHECDNEELMETVLPRLAKVMTVWEFLLMKVEKGRQPKTQFSDVYREFEQLHSQVKKMAQDYISNPQGVHTALEVHNVEVAKSLGIFDEVNKLKVLNPPTQQNVTNMATKNVRYMENSKMLPPTKRFKMENRAGVQIHQNGIETSKKESSEAKVENTATTSMKDILQQTQTPTKSPAGPQATQTAIVKPQVVSSNPEMNVTPMELIQDHLSNSMTETVGSVGGEEAMETGQGASGTEPTEVLSTTDIADQMKELEKALATDPVPVDQQPRSSSTQPHQPDSTLVQQSGLTQAVSTSSGGQVVVQEAQGSQEGQEIYIQTEGLTMHLAEGQEGDMASERIVIVNGPDGTTMHIRAPEGVSLEAVHALLGIEAEGKTQQ from the exons ATGGCGGACAACGAGGATGAGAGTGATGTGTCAAGTACAACAACAGGGGCAGATCATGGTACGATATatcaagttcaatgtgtttctggATTGCAAGTAAATGAAACCCCTACAGAATTGGAAAACGAGAACCAAGTCGGCGAGAAATGTATTGAAGCGCAAGGCTTGACAGATTTTCTGCAAAGCTGCACAGAAGAGGAGACATTCGTTGCAAAGGACTCCCAAGTGGTTGTCAGCCAAACTGAGGAAAATGAACAACAATCTGAACAAAACATAACGTCTATTGTTGAGACTTCAGGTATTGCAACTGGTGCAGAGTATTCTACAGTCAGTGCTGACTTTGTAAACGCTCTTGCACCTGGAACCACCATTATTTATGTGCAACCAGACGGTAGTTTTGTTGAAGGATCAGGTCTGACTGCAGAGGAGCAGCAACAGCTAGTGGAGCAGTTGGCCAAACAGCAGCTTGTCACAGTGACAGAGAGTgaggctgttcgcctgtttgaaCAAAATCAAGTCATCAAAACACTCCCTACTACTTCATCACAGACACAGTATACCATTCCCAGTACAGCACTGGCTCCCAATGAACTGCAACAAGTGCTAGAGCAAGTGATCAAATCTCAGCAATCCATGGCCCAGACACCCAAGGAATCGGAGCAGGTTGTGACCACTCTGGACCCCACAACTGGCTTGTTCACGACTGTTGCAGCTTCAGAGATTGCAGTAGCAAGCCCACATCCACTGGTCACTATGCAGAATGCATCACAGCAGCTGAAGAAGGTTGCGAAACAAGTGGCACTTCAGTCCCACAATGGTACGCACCTGGTCCCGAAAAAG GAAACCATCCGAATCCAAGTCCAGATGCCCTCTGGAAAGCAGGAGGTGAAAGGACCTACGCAGGCTACCATTTCAATCCCCCAACAGAAGAATTTGGCTGTGAGGAGTCAAGGCCAACAGGTCAAAGTGTCTACAAACGGCAGTGTGAGCAGCAGCCCCCAGATCATCCACATCACACCCATGGTTGGACAGCAACAGTACTTCCTACAGCAGAACCCTGGAGACCCTCCCATTCAGCTGCTTCTGCAGAGTTCAACCCCCTTGGTTGGCAGCCTGGTTCCCATTGTGCACAAACTGCCCATGCCTGTTCAGACCCCTGTCCAGCAGCCTTCTGGTAAGGCCCCGGTCAATGGCACAGCAGTCACAGCAGTTAAACCTGCCACcacatctgtctctgtctcagcctccaCAGTGGAAAAAGTAAAAAGGGTCAAAACCAGAGTGAAGAAGGCACCGAATATCAAAACGCGTTCTGGGAGGGTGTCCAGACCGCCCAAGTACAAGGTGAAGGACTATAAGTTCATCAAGACAGAGGATTTGGCTGAGAGCCATCAGTCAGATTCTGACGATTACTCTGAGATCAGTGTGGAGGAAGATGAGGATGGCGAGGATAGTAAAAAGGGAGCATCATCTATGAGTTACAGTCACAAGCGGAAGGCCTTTCAATGTGAAACGTGCGATAAGGCTTACATAGGCCACGGAGGTCTGTCCAGACACTACAGGCTGAATCCCTCTCACGGTGAACTGAAGTCCACTCCTGAAGGGACCCCTAAAACGGAAAGCCCTGGTAAGAGCGCAGGCGCTGGGGCCGAACAAAAGAAGCCGACTGAAGAGAGTAATGCCAGCAGTGTTAAAAATACATCAGGTCCTGAGAAAAGTGATGCCACAGAGGAAAAAGCTGCTGCAACTTCAACCACGCAACAAAAA ATTGTACCTTCACAGGTGGATACCACGGCAACCCaaggagtagcagcttctaccaGACAGGCAGTGGTCCAGGCTCGGGGACCAGGGAGGCCCAGAGGACGGGGCAGACCACCTACCAAAGGCCTGCCGATCGTGGCAGCACATCCAGCAGTGAGACGGGGGCGTCGGGGCCGACCCCCAAAGCTAGGAGGGGGAGTAGCCAGTGTGGAGCAGCAGGCCCAGAGAAGGAAAGCACGGCTCAAAGAG GTGACACACGAGTGTGATAATGAAGAACTGATGGAGACTGTGCTCCCTCGTCTGGCTAAGGTCATGACTGTCTGGGAGTTCCTCTTGATGAAG GTGGAGAAGGGGCGGCAACCCAAAACCCAGTTTTCGGATGTGTACCGAGAGTTTGAGCAGCTCCACAGCCAGGTGAAGAAGATGGCCCAGGACTATATCAGTAACCCTCAGGGTGTCCACACGGCCTTGGAGGTCCACAATGTAGAG GTTGCCAAATCTCTTGGCATCTTCGATGAGGTGAACAAGTTGAAAGTCCTGAACCCTCCAACGCAGCAGAATGTCACCAACATGGCAACCAAGAATGTCCGCTACATGGAG AATTCTAAAATGTTACCTCCAACGAAGAGATTTAAAATGGAAAACCGGGCTGGTGTTCAAATCCATCAGAATGGCATTGAGACTTCCAAAAAAG AATCCAGTGAGGCCAAAGTAGAGAACACCGCAACAACAAGCATGAAGGACATTTTACAACAAACTCAGACACCCACCAAGAGCCCCGCGGGCCCTCAAGCCACTCAGACTGCTATTGTCAAACCACAGGTTGTCTCATCTAACCCAGAGATGAACGTAACACCCATGGAACTGATCCAGGATCACTTATCCAACAGCATGACAGAGACGGTTGGctcagtgggaggagaggaggccatgGAGACAGGTCAGGGTGCGTCTGGTACGGAACCAACCGAGGTCCTGAGCACCACTGACATAGCAGATCAGATGAAAGAGTTAGAGAAGGCCTTGGCCACAGACCCAGTCCCAGTAGATCAGCAGCCCAGGAGTAGTAGCACTCAGCCGCATCAGCCCGACAGTACCCTAGTCCAGCAGAGCGGCCTGACCCAGGCTGTCTCCACCTCCAGCGGAGGCCAGGTGGTGGTTCAGGAGGCCCAGGGCAGCCAGGAAGGCCAGGAGATCTACATCCAGACCGAGGGGCTCACCATGCACCTAGCAGAGGGCCAGGAGGGCGACATGGCCTCTGAGCGCATTGTCATCGTCAACGGGCCTGACGGCACCACCATGCACATCCGCGCCCCTGAAGGAGTCTCTCTGGAAGCAGTCCATGCCCTGCTTGGTATTGAGGCTGAGGGGAAAACACAGCAGTGA
- the LOC121539493 gene encoding uncharacterized protein LOC121539493 isoform X1: MADNEDESDVSSTTTGADHGTIYQVQCVSGLQVNETPTELENENQVGEKCIEAQGLTDFLQSCTEEETFVAKDSQVVVSQTEENEQQSEQNITSIVETSGIATGAEYSTVSADFVNALAPGTTIIYVQPDGSFVEGSGLTAEEQQQLVEQLAKQQLVTVTESEAVRLFEQNQVIKTLPTTSSQTQYTIPSTALAPNELQQVLEQVIKSQQSMAQTPKESEQVVTTLDPTTGLFTTVAASEIAVASPHPLVTMQNASQQLKKVAKQVALQSHNGTHLVPKKQETIRIQVQMPSGKQEVKGPTQATISIPQQKNLAVRSQGQQVKVSTNGSVSSSPQIIHITPMVGQQQYFLQQNPGDPPIQLLLQSSTPLVGSLVPIVHKLPMPVQTPVQQPSGKAPVNGTAVTAVKPATTSVSVSASTVEKVKRVKTRVKKAPNIKTRSGRVSRPPKYKVKDYKFIKTEDLAESHQSDSDDYSEISVEEDEDGEDSKKGASSMSYSHKRKAFQCETCDKAYIGHGGLSRHYRLNPSHGELKSTPEGTPKTESPGKSAGAGAEQKKPTEESNASSVKNTSGPEKSDATEEKAAATSTTQQKIVPSQVDTTATQGVAASTRQAVVQARGPGRPRGRGRPPTKGLPIVAAHPAVRRGRRGRPPKLGGGVASVEQQAQRRKARLKEVTHECDNEELMETVLPRLAKVMTVWEFLLMKVEKGRQPKTQFSDVYREFEQLHSQVKKMAQDYISNPQGVHTALEVHNVEVAKSLGIFDEVNKLKVLNPPTQQNVTNMATKNVRYMENSKMLPPTKRFKMENRAGVQIHQNGIETSKKESSEAKVENTATTSMKDILQQTQTPTKSPAGPQATQTAIVKPQVVSSNPEMNVTPMELIQDHLSNSMTETVGSVGGEEAMETGQGASGTEPTEVLSTTDIADQMKELEKALATDPVPVDQQPRSSSTQPHQPDSTLVQQSGLTQAVSTSSGGQVVVQEAQGSQEGQEIYIQTEGLTMHLAEGQEGDMASERIVIVNGPDGTTMHIRAPEGVSLEAVHALLGIEAEGKTQQ, encoded by the exons ATGGCGGACAACGAGGATGAGAGTGATGTGTCAAGTACAACAACAGGGGCAGATCATGGTACGATATatcaagttcaatgtgtttctggATTGCAAGTAAATGAAACCCCTACAGAATTGGAAAACGAGAACCAAGTCGGCGAGAAATGTATTGAAGCGCAAGGCTTGACAGATTTTCTGCAAAGCTGCACAGAAGAGGAGACATTCGTTGCAAAGGACTCCCAAGTGGTTGTCAGCCAAACTGAGGAAAATGAACAACAATCTGAACAAAACATAACGTCTATTGTTGAGACTTCAGGTATTGCAACTGGTGCAGAGTATTCTACAGTCAGTGCTGACTTTGTAAACGCTCTTGCACCTGGAACCACCATTATTTATGTGCAACCAGACGGTAGTTTTGTTGAAGGATCAGGTCTGACTGCAGAGGAGCAGCAACAGCTAGTGGAGCAGTTGGCCAAACAGCAGCTTGTCACAGTGACAGAGAGTgaggctgttcgcctgtttgaaCAAAATCAAGTCATCAAAACACTCCCTACTACTTCATCACAGACACAGTATACCATTCCCAGTACAGCACTGGCTCCCAATGAACTGCAACAAGTGCTAGAGCAAGTGATCAAATCTCAGCAATCCATGGCCCAGACACCCAAGGAATCGGAGCAGGTTGTGACCACTCTGGACCCCACAACTGGCTTGTTCACGACTGTTGCAGCTTCAGAGATTGCAGTAGCAAGCCCACATCCACTGGTCACTATGCAGAATGCATCACAGCAGCTGAAGAAGGTTGCGAAACAAGTGGCACTTCAGTCCCACAATGGTACGCACCTGGTCCCGAAAAAG CAGGAAACCATCCGAATCCAAGTCCAGATGCCCTCTGGAAAGCAGGAGGTGAAAGGACCTACGCAGGCTACCATTTCAATCCCCCAACAGAAGAATTTGGCTGTGAGGAGTCAAGGCCAACAGGTCAAAGTGTCTACAAACGGCAGTGTGAGCAGCAGCCCCCAGATCATCCACATCACACCCATGGTTGGACAGCAACAGTACTTCCTACAGCAGAACCCTGGAGACCCTCCCATTCAGCTGCTTCTGCAGAGTTCAACCCCCTTGGTTGGCAGCCTGGTTCCCATTGTGCACAAACTGCCCATGCCTGTTCAGACCCCTGTCCAGCAGCCTTCTGGTAAGGCCCCGGTCAATGGCACAGCAGTCACAGCAGTTAAACCTGCCACcacatctgtctctgtctcagcctccaCAGTGGAAAAAGTAAAAAGGGTCAAAACCAGAGTGAAGAAGGCACCGAATATCAAAACGCGTTCTGGGAGGGTGTCCAGACCGCCCAAGTACAAGGTGAAGGACTATAAGTTCATCAAGACAGAGGATTTGGCTGAGAGCCATCAGTCAGATTCTGACGATTACTCTGAGATCAGTGTGGAGGAAGATGAGGATGGCGAGGATAGTAAAAAGGGAGCATCATCTATGAGTTACAGTCACAAGCGGAAGGCCTTTCAATGTGAAACGTGCGATAAGGCTTACATAGGCCACGGAGGTCTGTCCAGACACTACAGGCTGAATCCCTCTCACGGTGAACTGAAGTCCACTCCTGAAGGGACCCCTAAAACGGAAAGCCCTGGTAAGAGCGCAGGCGCTGGGGCCGAACAAAAGAAGCCGACTGAAGAGAGTAATGCCAGCAGTGTTAAAAATACATCAGGTCCTGAGAAAAGTGATGCCACAGAGGAAAAAGCTGCTGCAACTTCAACCACGCAACAAAAA ATTGTACCTTCACAGGTGGATACCACGGCAACCCaaggagtagcagcttctaccaGACAGGCAGTGGTCCAGGCTCGGGGACCAGGGAGGCCCAGAGGACGGGGCAGACCACCTACCAAAGGCCTGCCGATCGTGGCAGCACATCCAGCAGTGAGACGGGGGCGTCGGGGCCGACCCCCAAAGCTAGGAGGGGGAGTAGCCAGTGTGGAGCAGCAGGCCCAGAGAAGGAAAGCACGGCTCAAAGAG GTGACACACGAGTGTGATAATGAAGAACTGATGGAGACTGTGCTCCCTCGTCTGGCTAAGGTCATGACTGTCTGGGAGTTCCTCTTGATGAAG GTGGAGAAGGGGCGGCAACCCAAAACCCAGTTTTCGGATGTGTACCGAGAGTTTGAGCAGCTCCACAGCCAGGTGAAGAAGATGGCCCAGGACTATATCAGTAACCCTCAGGGTGTCCACACGGCCTTGGAGGTCCACAATGTAGAG GTTGCCAAATCTCTTGGCATCTTCGATGAGGTGAACAAGTTGAAAGTCCTGAACCCTCCAACGCAGCAGAATGTCACCAACATGGCAACCAAGAATGTCCGCTACATGGAG AATTCTAAAATGTTACCTCCAACGAAGAGATTTAAAATGGAAAACCGGGCTGGTGTTCAAATCCATCAGAATGGCATTGAGACTTCCAAAAAAG AATCCAGTGAGGCCAAAGTAGAGAACACCGCAACAACAAGCATGAAGGACATTTTACAACAAACTCAGACACCCACCAAGAGCCCCGCGGGCCCTCAAGCCACTCAGACTGCTATTGTCAAACCACAGGTTGTCTCATCTAACCCAGAGATGAACGTAACACCCATGGAACTGATCCAGGATCACTTATCCAACAGCATGACAGAGACGGTTGGctcagtgggaggagaggaggccatgGAGACAGGTCAGGGTGCGTCTGGTACGGAACCAACCGAGGTCCTGAGCACCACTGACATAGCAGATCAGATGAAAGAGTTAGAGAAGGCCTTGGCCACAGACCCAGTCCCAGTAGATCAGCAGCCCAGGAGTAGTAGCACTCAGCCGCATCAGCCCGACAGTACCCTAGTCCAGCAGAGCGGCCTGACCCAGGCTGTCTCCACCTCCAGCGGAGGCCAGGTGGTGGTTCAGGAGGCCCAGGGCAGCCAGGAAGGCCAGGAGATCTACATCCAGACCGAGGGGCTCACCATGCACCTAGCAGAGGGCCAGGAGGGCGACATGGCCTCTGAGCGCATTGTCATCGTCAACGGGCCTGACGGCACCACCATGCACATCCGCGCCCCTGAAGGAGTCTCTCTGGAAGCAGTCCATGCCCTGCTTGGTATTGAGGCTGAGGGGAAAACACAGCAGTGA